The DNA region GGTCAGCTCGGTGGCGGAGAGGGGTTCCCGCTCTCCGCCGGGGGGCGTGCCACCGGTGGACGGAGCACCGGCGAACGGGCCGCCGTCGGCGCCGGTGAAGTCGGCCCGGCCCTCGGGGTCCCAGAAGGCGATCCGGCCGTCCCGGGGCAGTGGCGCGGGAAGGAACACCGCGGCGCACCGCAGCAACCGGTCGACGGCCGCGCCCCGCACCCGCTGCACCCTGCCCACCGCCCCTCTCGCCTCGGTCCCCTGTCCGTGTTCTCCTCGCTCCGGCGAGTCTAGGCGGGGGGTCTGACAACGCCCGGCCCGGTGGTGATCCCCCCCGCGTGGGCGGGAGGCGGTCAGGGCACCGGGGCAGGGGCATGACCGCCTCCGGCGGGACCGGGACCGGGGCTCCGGCGGGACCGAGACCGGCGCCCGCCCACCGCCGGCCCGGGCCCCGCCGGCCCGGGCCCCGCTACTTCGGCCCGGCCCCGGGTGCCCGGTCCTGGCCGGACGGCGGCCGAGACGGGGACGGGGGTTCTTCCGGCTCGAACGGCGGCACCGATTCCGGCTCGAAGGGCGGCACCATGTCGGGCTCGAACGGCGGGATGTCCCGCGTCCCGTGCTCCGGTCCCTCCGGCTCCGGGCTCTCCGCCGCCCCGGTCGACCCCTGCGACGCCGGTTCCGGCTGGAGCGGGTCCGCGCCGAGCGGCGGCACGGGCCCAGCCGTGTCGGTGGACGACGGGGCGGCTTCCCGCCCTCCGTCGCCCTCCGCGGGCGCCTCGATCGGCTCCTGGGGCTGTGGGGCAGGGACCTGCTGCGCCCCCTGCTGCCCCGGCTGCCCCTGCGCGCGCTCCAGGAAGCGGAGCAGTTCCACCGGGAACGGCAGCACCAGCGTGGAGTTCTTCTCGGCAGCGACGGCGACCATCGTCTGGAGCAGCCGCAGTTGCAGCGCCGCGGGCTGACTGGACATCTGCTGGGCCGCCTCGGACAGCTTCTTGGACGCCTGGAGTTCCGCGTCGGCGTTGATGACCCTGGCACGGCGTTCCCGGTCGGCCTCGGCCTGCCGGGCCATGGAGCGCTTCATGGTCTCGGGCAGCGACACGTCCTTGATCTCCACCCGGTCGATCTGCACACCCCAGCCGACCGCCGGACTGTCGATCATCAGCTCCAGGCCCTCGTTGAGCTTCTCCCGGTTGGAGAGCAGATCGTCCAGATCGCTCTTACCGATGATCGACCGCAGCGACGTCTGCGCCATCTGCGAGACGGCGAACCGGTAGTCCTCGACCTTGATCACCGCGTCCGCCGCGTCCACCACCTTGAAGTAGATGACGGCGTCCACCCGCACCGTCACGTTGTCGCGGGTGATCCCGTCCTGCGCCGGCACCGGCATCGTCACGATCTGCATGTTGACCTTGTGGAGCCGGTCCACGACCGGGACGATCATGGTGAAGCCGGGATCGCGGACCTGGTCGTGCAGCCTGCCCAGCCGGAGTACCACCCCTCGTTCGTACTGCTTGACCACGCGCGCCGAGGCCAGCGCGTAGAGGACGATCACCGCGACCACGGCGATCACCAGGCCCTCGACCATCACGGCCTCCTGCTCCCGGGCGCCTCGTTCGCACCCGATGTTCCCTCGTCCACATCGGTCAGTTATCACGATATGCCCGATATGCGCACCCGTCGAACCCCTGTCCGGGTGCCAGTGGGCCCGGCCGGCCGCGCACCGGATGCCTCCGCCCGGGCGAGAGGGCAGGGTGGCCAGCGCGGCACGTCTCCGTGACGTACCGACGCCGATGAGCCGGACGAGCAGACGAGGACCCCGCCCATGTCCGTCACCGCGACCGCCACCGCTTCCAGCCGCCGTTTCCGCACCGGCCTCGCCGCCGGTACGGCCCTGCTCGCTCTCGCCCTCGCCGGCTGCTCGGGGCTCGGCCGTACCGCGGTGGGGCCGGTCACCTACAACACCGAACGCGACCGGACGGTGAGCACGAACAGCCCGTCCGTGAAGGGGTGCCACCGGATGGACTCACCGGGCGCGCACGAGGTCGTCAACGGCACGCTGATCGACATGATCCTCTACCGCACCCCCGACTGCACCGGCGGCGAGACCATCTACGTCCCCACCACCGTCACCGACACCAAGGCGCCGCCCAGCGGACCCTGGCTCAGCTACCGGTTCGTGCACTGACCGGCGGCGGCCGGCGAGCCCGTCGGTCACCGCCCGGCCGGGCCGTCACGGCGCGTCCGCACCGCCCCGCCGGGGCGCGGAGCTCATCGCGGCCCCCGGGGGCTTCCCGCACCCGCCTGTCTCCAGGGGTTCCTCCGGTCACTCAGGGGCGCCGTGGGCGGGCCAGCGCCCAGACCCCGTCGTCGGTGAGGTACCGGTCGAGTACGAGCCCGGCGTCCTCCAGATACGCCTCGAACCGCTCGGCCGAGAGGGGGCGTGACCGGAACGTCTGGGTCCACCGCGCGTCGTCGAAGACGTACTCGGCGTGGACCTCGTCGACCCCGTCTCCGAGCGGCCGCGCGGAGACGATGCGTATCGTGCAGCCCGCGGCCTCGTCGCGCCGCTCCCGGGGCAGATTCGTGTGGTAGTCGGCGCCCTCCCGCTGGATGAGCACCACACCGTCGTCCTTCACATGTCTCCGGCAGGCCCCCAGTATCCCTTCCCTGACGCGGTGGTCTGGGGCGTGCACCAGGAAGGAACCGAGCAGGACCGCGTCGAACCGGTCCGCGCCGAGATCCAGCGACTCGATGGAGCTGAGCACCTTCCTCGCACCGCGGACCCGCTCCAGCATCTGCGGCGACTCGTCCACGGCGGTGACCTCGAAGCCCCGCCCGACGAGCGGATGCGTCACCCGGCCCGCTCCGCAGCCGAGTTCGAGCAGGCTCGCCCCGGCGGGCAGCGCGCCCTCGATCACGTCCGGCTCCGACCCCGGGGACAGCCGCGTGTACAGCTCGACCGCACAGCCGTCCGGCGTGATGGAGCCCGGTCCGGTCCCCGCGTAGCCCTCACGTACCAGTTTCGCGTTCATACCCGGCCGAACGTGCGGCGGCGGGGCGGCGTTCCCGTACCGGAGCGGCTTCAGCACTCCGGGTGACGCCTGGCGGCCGGGCCACGGCTGCCCGGACTCGGCGCACGGGCCGTCCGCGAGTTCCGCGACCACGGCCCGGCCCTCCGTCGCGGCCCGGCCGATTTCCGTACCCCGTGCCGCGGGTCCATGATGGTGACGGACGGGAGGCGATGCCGATGCGTACCGGAAACGAACCGTCCACCGCCCGCAGTCCTCTACGGATGCGGCTCTGGCTGAGTCTGTGGGGTACCGCCTGGGCGGCTTTCGGGCTGGCCGCGTTCCTGGTGGCGGAGCGGCCCGGCTGGGCCGCGGCCTGCGGGGTGCTGCTGCTGATCACGGTGACCGACTTCTGTCTGGTCGTCCGCCGTATCCGCCAGGGACCGCGCTACCAGCCGGGCCGCGACGTCCCTCCGTACGACCCGGAGGAACGGGGCCCCGGGGAGCAGGAGCGGCGGGACCGCTGACGGCCCGGGGCGACGGCCCGGGCCGTCGTCCCGGGCCGTGTCGCGTTCAGGGGCGTTCGTCGAACCGCGCGGCCCGGAGGTACTCCGGCTTCGGGTCGAGCGCGGCGGCCAGCCGGAAGTGCCGGGTGGCCTGCTTCGGGCGGCCGGCGCGCTCGAAGGTCCTCGCCAGGGCGAAGTGCGCGAAGGCGTTGTCGGGCTCGCGCTCCAGGACCAGTTCGAATTCGAGCTCGGCCGGACGCAGCTGGGCCGCGGCGAAGAACGCCCTGGCCCGCAGCAGACGGGCGGCGGTGTTCTCCGGGTGGTCCCCGATCACCGAGTCCAGCAGCTTGACCGCGCCCTGGGGGTCACGGGCGGCGAGCAGCTGCTCCGCCGCGCGGTAGTCGATGACATGGGTCTGCGGGTCGTTCTCGGGCACAGCTGTCCTTCCCCTCGCTCTCCGCTCCGAACGTCGGCCCGGGCCCCGTTATTCCGCGGTCCCCCGCCGAGCGGCACGCGCGGTCAGCTCCGACCAGACCTCGCGGACCCGGGGTTCCAGCTTCTCCAGGGGCCCGTCGTTGTCGACGACCAGGTCGGCGACGGCCAGTCGCTCCTCGCGGGTGGCCTGCGCGGCCATACGGGCGCGGGCGTCCTCCTCGGTCATCCCGCGCAGCCGCACCAGCCGGTCGAGCTGGGTGGCGGGGGCCGCGTCCACGACCACGACCAGGTCGTAGAGGGGGGCGAGAGCGTTCTCCGTGAGGAGGGGGACGTCGTGGACGACGACCGCGTCGGCGCCCGCGGCCCGTTCCAGCTCGGCGGAGCGCGCGCCGACCAGCGGATGGACGATGGCGTTGAGCGCGGCCAGCCGGCCGGAGTCGGCGAACACGATCGCGCCGAGGGCCGGACGGTCCAGGGTGCCCTCGGACGTGAGGATGCCCGGGCCGAACTCCTCGACGACCGAGGCGAGCCCGGCCGTACCGGGTTCGACGACCTCGCGCGCGATCCGGTCGGCGTCGACGAGCACGGCCCCGTACCTCACGAGCAGCCGTGACACCTCACTCTTGCCGGCGCCGATCCCGCCGGTCAGGCCCACTTTCAGCATGCGGCGAGCTTACGGCCTGAGGGGATCACCCCGTCAGGATTCACCCTCCCGTTCGGCGAGAAAGCGTTCGAATTCACGGCCGATCTCGTCCGCCGACGGCAGATCGGCCGGCTCGGCGACGAGGTTGCCCCGGGTCGCGGAGCCCGCGACCGCGTCGTACTGGTGCTCGAGCCCCTCGACGAGCGTGACGAGTTCCTCGTCGCCCTGGCCGATCTGCCGCTCGATCTCCGTCTGGGTGCGGTGCGCCTCGGTGCGCAGCGCGTGGGCGACACTCGGCAGGACCAGGCCGGTCGCCGCCGTGATCGCCTCCAGTGCGGTGAGCGCCGCGTCCGGGTAGGCGGAGCGGGCGACGTAGTGCGGCACATGGGCGGCCACGCCGAGCACGTCGTGGCCGGCCTCCATCAGCCGGTACTCGACGAGCGCCTCGGCCGAGCCGGGGACCTGCGCCTCGTCGAACGGGCTCTGGTGTCCCGGCATGAGGTCGGTGCGGTTGCCGTGCGGGGTGATGCCGACGGGGCGGGTGTGCGGAACGCCCATCGGAATGCCGTGGAAGCTGACCGCGAGGCGGACACCGAGCCGCTCGACGATCTGCTCGACGGCCACGGCGAACCGCTCCCACTCCACGTCGGGCTCGGGCCCGGACAGCAGCAGGAAGGGCGCACCCGTGGCGTCCTGGACGACGCGGACGTCCAGGGTCGGCGTCTCGAACGCGGTCCAGCGATCCCGCCGGAAGGTGAGCAGGGGGCGGCGCGCGCGGTAGTCCACGAGCCGGTCGTGGTCGAAACGGGCCACGACCTGGTGCGGCAGGCTCTCGAGCAGGCCGTCGACGATCTGTTCGCCGGTCTCGCCCGCGTCGATGTATCCGTCGAAGTGGTAGAGCATGACCAGGCCTGCCGACTCCTGGGCGAGCGCCATGTCGACGACGGCCAGGCCCTTGGGCTCCCATTCGTACAAACTCTGCGGATCAGACACGGTTACCGCTCCTCCTTGTGTTCCTGGACAAGAACACGCCGCCCGCCCACGGCATTCCCGCGCGCCCGAGGGTTACGCACCGTCAGCCGGCGGAGCCCGGGCGTCCCGGCCAAGGCCGCCGGACCGGACGTCGGCCGGACCGGACGCCGTGTGCGCGGTCATGGCGCCGGCAACGCCTTCCCGCACTCCGGCGTGAGCTCCAACGCGCGGGCCCGGTGTGCCGCCAGGACGGTTCGGACGGGCCGGAACGGAGCAGGCGCATGGCATGGAATCAATTCCGCGAACCCCGACCACACCATCCGGGCGCAGCCTTCGGCGCGGCAGCACCGCTGTCGCCGCAGGGGGTCGCAGGCCGGGCCGGTACGCCCTCGCCACGGTCGCGGCCGTCTCGGTCGCCCTCGCGACGGCCGGCTGCCAGAACGACCCCACCTCGGCCGAACCGGCGGGTACGGGCCAGAGTGTCGCCGGCGACGCCACGCCGGACACGACGAGCCCTTCCGGCGGGACCCCGGCCGAGGCCCCCGGCACCCCGGCCGCCTCGACGACGGCGTCCGCCTCCCCCGCCGCGCCGGGGTCCGCCGCTCCCGGCCCGGACCGGTGCGGGGCGGCGGAGCTGACGATGAGTCTGAAGCCGGTCGAGGCGGGCGCCGGCCAGGTCTACTACCGGCTGACGTTCGTGAACGAGTCGTCGGACGCCTGCGTGCTGGACGGTTTCCCGGGGGTCTCACTCATCAAGCGGGACGGGAGCGTGATCGGCGTTCCCGCCGAGCGTGAAGGCCCCGCGCATACACGTACGGTCATCGAGCCCGGCAAGACCGCGCGGGCCGACCTCCACACCGTGAACCAGGGGATCGCCGACTCCCCCTGCTGGGACCGGCCCGACTACCTCAAGGTCTACCCGCCCGGCTCCAAGGACGCCCTGACTCTGCGCACGGTCCAGCCCCTCGTCTGCGGCGACCGTTTCACGACGACGGCGGTCGGCTGACCCGCGCGCCGGGCACCGGACACGGGTGAGGCCCGCCCCTCGGAAGGGACGGGCCTCACTCAGTGCTCTGCGGCTACCGCAGCCGATCGGCTACCGGGGTCCGGAGCGTCAGCTCTGGCCGCCGGCCAGCTTCTCGCGCAGCGCGGCCAGGGCCTCGTCCGACGCCAGGGCGCCGGAGTTGTCCGCCGACTCCGAGGAGTAGGAGCCGCCACCGCTGCCACCGGAGGCAGCCGGGGCGTTGCCACCGGCCGGGGCGGCAGCGCCCTCGGCAGCGGCGGCCTCGTCGGCCTCGCGGGACTTGATGACCTGGGCCTGGTGCTGCTCGAAGCGCTGCTGCGCCTCGGCGTACTGGGTCTCCCAGACCTCGCGCTGAGCCTCGAAGCCCTCGAGCCAGTCGTTGGTCTCGGGGTCGAAGCCCTCGGGGTAGATGTAGTTGCCCTGGTCGTCGTACGACGCGGCCATGCCGTACAGGGTCGGGTCGAACTCGACCGACGCCGGGTCGCCGCCGAACGCCTCGTTGGCCTGCTTCAGCGAGAGGCTGATGCGACGGCGCTCGAGGTCGATGTCGATGACCTTGACGAAGATCTCGTCGTTGACCTGGACGACCTGCTCCGGGATCTCCACGTGGCGCTCGGCCAGCTCGGAGATGTGGACCAGGCCCTCGATGCCCTCGTCGACGCGCACGAACGCGCCGAAGGGAACGAGCTTGGTGACCTTACCGGGAACGACCTGCCCGATCTGGTGCGTACGGGCGAACTGCTGCCACGGGTCTTCCTGCGTCGCCTTGAGCGACAGGGAGACGCGCTCGCGGTCCATGTCCACGTCGAGGACCTCGACGGTGACTTCCTGACCGACCTCGACGACCTCGGAGGGGTGGTCGATGTGCTTCCAGGAGAGCTCGGAGACGTGGACGAGACCGTCGACGCCGCCCAGGTCCACGAAGGCACCGAAGTTGACGATCGAGGAGACGACGCCGGAGCGGACCTGACCCTTCTGCAGGGTGGTGAGGAACGTCTGGCGCACCTCGGACTGGGTCTGCTCGAGCCAGGCACGGCGGGACAGGACCACGTTGTTGCGGTTCTTGTCCAGCTCGATGATCTTCGCCTCGAGCTCCTTGCCCACGTAGGGCTGGAGGTCGCGCACACGACGCATCTCGACGAGGGACGCCGGGAGGAAGCCTCGGAGGCCGATGTCGAGGATGAGACCACCCTTGACGACCTCGATGACGGTACCGGTGACGATGCCGTCTTCTTCCTTGATCTTCTCGATGGTGCCCCAGGCACGCTCGTACTGAGCGCGCTTCTTCGAGAGGATCAGGCGGCCTTCCTTGTCCTCCTTCTGGAGGACCAGGGCCTCGATCTCGTCACCGACCTTGACGACCTCGTTGGGGTCGACGTCGTGCTTGATCGAGAGCTCTCGGCTCGGGATGACACCTTCGGTCTTGTAACCGATGTCGAGGAGGACCTCGTCCCGGTCAACCTTGACGATGACACCGTCAACGATGTCGCCGTCGTTGAAGTACTTGATCGTCTCGTCGATCGCCGCGAGGAACGCGTCCGCGTCGCCGATGTCGTTGACCGCAACCTGCGGAGTGGTGGCGGTGGTCTCGGTGCTGCTCGTCATGTGGGAAAGGGCTCCGGTACGGACAGTGAGTCGTAGGTACTGCTACGCCGAAAGCCCGTTATCGCCTCTGCAGAAGCCGGACAGCATGGAAAGGTCCCGACCGATGATCCGGAAGGAGCCTCGACAACCGAGGGGACATGCAACAGACGCGAGCGCGGCCTGCTAGGTCTGAAGCGCGCAGGCTCGCAGCGCAACTTGTAGCATACGGGGGCAGCCGGACAGGGTCAATGCGCGAAGGCGCACACCCGGGGCGCAACACCCCGATCCCGGCACAACTCACGCCCGCCGGGGCCCCATCGGCCGCGGCGGCGTGTCGCGGACGCGGGGGTGTTCCGTACGATCCGTACGGACACCGCCCTCGGCGGCTGAAGGCAAACTACAACGACGGGCACGATGAGCCAAGAGATCCACGGGTGGGAACCTGAGGCGACCCGCCGGGCGGCCGGGGACGCGGAGAGCAGCCGGGCGAACCGCGGCTGGTGGGACCGGAACGCCGACGAGTACCAGAGCGAGCACGGAGCGTTCCTCGGGGACGACCGGTTCGTCTGGGGTCCGGAGGGCCTGGACGAGGCCGAGGCCGCCCTGCTCGGGCCCGCCGGGTCCCTGACCGGCCTGGACGTCCTGGAGATCGGGGCAGGCGCCGCCCAGTGCTCCCGATGGCTGGCCGGGCAGGGGGCCCGCCCGGTCGCCCTCGACCTCTCCCACCGCCAGCTCCAGCACGCGCTGCGGATCGGCGGCGGTGTCCCCCTGGTGGAGGCCGACGCCGGGCGGCTGCCCTTCCGGGACGGCTCCTTCGACCTCGCCTGCTCCGCCTACGGCGCGGTGCCGTTCGTCGCCGACCCCGTCCGGATCTTCCGCGAGGTGCACCGGGTGCTGCGCCCCGGGGGCCGCTGGGTGTTCTCCGTGACGCACCCCGTCCGCTGGGCCTTCCCCGACGAGCCGGGCCCGGAAGGGCTCTCCGTCGCCGCCTCCTACTTCGACCGCGTGCCGTACGTGGAGCAGGACGAACAGGGCGACGCGGTGTACGTCGAGCACCACAGGACGCTCGGCGACCGGGTGCGCGACGTGGTGGCGGGCGGCTTCCGGCTGCTGGACCTGGTGGAGCCGGAGTGGCCGGCCTGGAACCACCAGGAGTGGGGCGGCTGGTCCCCGCTGCGCGGCGGTCTGATCCCGGGCACCGCGATCTTCGTCTGCGAGCGGGACCGCCGGACCTGGTGACCACGGCCGCCGGACCGGTGGGCCGGTGACCGGATGGACCGGATGTCCCGTCCGCGTACGAGACTGGGGGCGTGATCCGTACCGACGCCCTGGACCAGTTGCCCGTGCGCACCGCCGTGCCCGCCCTGCGGCGGGCGCTCGACGACCGGGGCACCGCGGTGCTCTGCGCGCCCCCGGGGACCGGCAAGACGACCCTCGTCCCCCTGGTGCTCGCCGGTCTCACCGGCGGCGGCCCCCTGCGCCGGGTCGTCGTCGCCGAGCCGCGGCGGATCGCGGCCCGGGCGGCGGCCCGGCGGATGGCGTGGCTGCTCGGTGAGTCGGCCGGTGAGCGGGTCGGCTTCACGGTGCGCGGGGAGCGCCGGGTGGGCCCGGACACGGTGGTGGAGGTGGTGACCACCGGGGTGCTGCTCCAGCGGCTCCAGCGCGACCAGGAACTGGCCGGCGTCGACGTGGTGATCATCGACGAGTGCCACGAGCGCCATCTGGACGCGGACACGGTCGCCGCGTTCCTCCTGGACGTGCGGGAGACGATCCGGCCCGAGCTGCGCATGGTCGCGGCGTCGGCGACGACGGACGCGGAGGGCTGGGCCCGGCTGCTGGGCGACGCGCCGGTGGTCGAGGCGCGGGGGGTGTCCCATCCGGTGGAGGTGGTGTGGGCCCCGCCGCCTTCGTCCGTGCGGCCGCCGCACGGCATGAGAGTCGATCCGGTGCTGCTGGCGCATGTGGCCGCCGTGGTGCGCCGGGCGCTCGCCGAGCGGGACGGTGACGTGCTGTGCTTCCTGCCGGGTGTCGGGGAGATCGGCCGGGTGGCCGGGCGGCTCGCCGGTGTGGACGCCGAGGTGCTCCAGGTGCACGGGCGGGCGCCGGCCGCCGTGCAGGACGCGGTGCTGGCCGGGTCGGGGCGGGGGCGCCGGGTGGTGCTCGCGACGTCCGTGGCGGAGTCGTCGCTGACGGTGCCCGGGGTGCGGGTGGTCGTGGACTCGGGGCTGGCGCGGGAGCCGCGGGTGGACCACGCACGGGGGCTGAGCGCGCTGACGACGGTACGGGCGTCGCAGGCGGCGGGCCGCCAGCGCGCGGGCCGGGCGGGGCGCGAGGCGCCGGGCGCGGTGTACCGCTGCTGGGAGGAGGCGGAGGACGGGCGGCTCGCCCGGTTCCCGTCCCCCGAGATCAAGGTGGCCGATCTGGCGGCGTTCGCGTTGCAGGCGGCGTGCTGGGGTGATCCGGACGCCTCGGGCCTGTCCTTGCTGGACCCGCCACCGGCCGGGGCGATGGGCGCGGCGCGGGAGGTGCTGGAGGCGGTCGGCGCGGTGGACGCGGCGGGCCGGGTGACCGGCCGGGGCCTCGCCATGTCCCGGCTCGGCCTGCATCCACGGCTGGCCCGGGCCCTGCTGGACGGGGCGGCGGAGGTGGGCGGGCGCCGGGCCGCGGAGGTGGTGGCGCTGCTGAGCGAGGAGCCGCCGAGGGAGTACGGGGACGACCTGGCGGCGGCCCTGCGTACCGCACGGCGCGGTGGGGACGGGTACGCGGGGCGCTGGCGGCAGGAGGTACGGCGGCTGTCGTCCGCCCTGGACGGGGCGTCGCGGGCCGGGACGGCGTCCACCGCGCCGTCCGGGGGCGGGGCCGCCGCCGGGGTGCCGGCAGGCCGGGCGGGCGGGGCCTCGGACGACGCGGCCGCCGGTCTGGTGGCGGCGCTGGCGTTCCCGGAGCGGGTGGCGCGGGCCCGTGGGGAGGGGGCGTTCCTGATGGCGTCCGGCACCGGCGCCGAGCTGCGGGAGACCTCGCGGCTGCGCGGTGCGCCGTGGCTGGCGGTCGCGGTGGCCGACCGTCCCGCGCACTCCGCGTCCGCCCGGGTGCGGCTCGCCGCCGTCGTCGACGAGGACACGGCACGGCTGGCCGCAGGCCATCTGTGGTTCGCCGGTGAGGAGGTCCGCTGGGCGGACGGCGAGGTGGTGGCGCGTGCCGTGGAGCGGCTCGGGGCGATCGAACTGTCGGTCCGCGCGCTGCGGCAGCCGCCGCCGGAGCTGGTGCGCGAGGCGCTGCTGGACGGTCTGCGGCGCGAGGGGCTCGGACTGCTGCGCTGGAGCCGGGACGGCGAGCAGCTGCGGCTGCGGCTCGCGTTCCTGCACCGGGTGCTGGGGGCGCCGTGGCCCGACGTGTCGGACGGTGCGCTGCTCGCGTGCGCCGACCGGTGGCTGGAGCCCGAGCTGTCGCGGGCCCGGCGGCGCCCGGACCTGGCCCGGATCGACGCGGGACAGGCGGTACGCCGGCTGCTGCCGTGGTCGACGGGTGAGGCGGCCCGGCTGGACGAACTGGCCCCGGAGCGGATCGAGGTGCCCAGCGGTTCCAGGGTCCGGGTGGAGTACGGCGGTGGACAGCCCGTCCTCGCGGTGAAGCTCCAGGAGCTGTTCGGGCTGCGGGAGACGCCGCGGGTGGCCGGTGTCCCGGTGCTGGTGCACCTGCTCTCCCCCGCCGGCCGGCCGGCCGCGGTGACGGCGGACCTGGCGTCGTTCTGGCGGGAGGGCTACCGGGCGGTCCGGGCCGAGCTGCGGGGCCGGTACCCGAAGCACCCGTGGCCCGAGGACCCGGCCTCCATGGAGGCGACCCGCCTCACCTCCGCACGGCTCCGCCGGGACTGAGCGTCACGCCGTCACGGCCGCCCCGGGCCCCTCTCCGGCCGGGGGCCGCCCCGCGGACGGTCGCGGCGGCGCCCGGTCCGGTGCTCCGGCCGGGCGCCGCCGCGTGGCCGGGCAGGTCAGTCGGCGGGCGGCGCCGTCACCGTGAGCCCGACGGTGAGGACCGCGCCGCTCTCGGTGGTCAGGCGCAGCGTGTACGTGCCCTCGGTGTCCCCGGCGTGGACGTCCGGGAGCACCAGCAGTCCGTCGTCCGCGGTCCGCAGGCCGGTGAGCGTGCGGACCGCCTTGCCGTCCTCACCCTCGAAGTACGGGCCCTCGTCGTTCTCCAGGGGCGTGCCGTCGGCGGTGACCAGTGCGGCGGTGACGGCGGTGTCCGCGAGGCCCGTGCCCTTGTACGTCGCCTTGACCTCGACCGGGGCGAACGCGGCGCCCGGCGCGGCCGTGAGGGCCTCGTCGCCGGTGCGGCTGATCGCGTCCGCCTGGCGGGCGGTGACCTGGGCGG from Streptomyces sp. NBC_01754 includes:
- the hrpB gene encoding ATP-dependent helicase HrpB; this encodes MIRTDALDQLPVRTAVPALRRALDDRGTAVLCAPPGTGKTTLVPLVLAGLTGGGPLRRVVVAEPRRIAARAAARRMAWLLGESAGERVGFTVRGERRVGPDTVVEVVTTGVLLQRLQRDQELAGVDVVIIDECHERHLDADTVAAFLLDVRETIRPELRMVAASATTDAEGWARLLGDAPVVEARGVSHPVEVVWAPPPSSVRPPHGMRVDPVLLAHVAAVVRRALAERDGDVLCFLPGVGEIGRVAGRLAGVDAEVLQVHGRAPAAVQDAVLAGSGRGRRVVLATSVAESSLTVPGVRVVVDSGLAREPRVDHARGLSALTTVRASQAAGRQRAGRAGREAPGAVYRCWEEAEDGRLARFPSPEIKVADLAAFALQAACWGDPDASGLSLLDPPPAGAMGAAREVLEAVGAVDAAGRVTGRGLAMSRLGLHPRLARALLDGAAEVGGRRAAEVVALLSEEPPREYGDDLAAALRTARRGGDGYAGRWRQEVRRLSSALDGASRAGTASTAPSGGGAAAGVPAGRAGGASDDAAAGLVAALAFPERVARARGEGAFLMASGTGAELRETSRLRGAPWLAVAVADRPAHSASARVRLAAVVDEDTARLAAGHLWFAGEEVRWADGEVVARAVERLGAIELSVRALRQPPPELVREALLDGLRREGLGLLRWSRDGEQLRLRLAFLHRVLGAPWPDVSDGALLACADRWLEPELSRARRRPDLARIDAGQAVRRLLPWSTGEAARLDELAPERIEVPSGSRVRVEYGGGQPVLAVKLQELFGLRETPRVAGVPVLVHLLSPAGRPAAVTADLASFWREGYRAVRAELRGRYPKHPWPEDPASMEATRLTSARLRRD